A single Nitrosospira multiformis ATCC 25196 DNA region contains:
- the dksA gene encoding RNA polymerase-binding protein DksA yields MPQEMYKQATPYIPSKGESYMSAKQLMHFRNILEGIKFELGQDIDRTVHTMQDEATIFADPNDRASQESDMALELRNRDRERKLIKKIEETIAKIDTGDYGYCESCGVEIGLKRLEARPTATLCIDCKTLDEIREKQVAK; encoded by the coding sequence ATGCCGCAAGAAATGTATAAACAAGCCACTCCCTACATACCCTCGAAGGGAGAAAGTTACATGAGTGCCAAGCAGCTTATGCATTTCCGCAATATTCTGGAAGGCATCAAGTTTGAATTGGGACAGGATATCGATCGCACGGTTCACACTATGCAGGATGAAGCCACCATATTTGCTGATCCTAACGACCGCGCCAGCCAGGAGTCGGATATGGCTCTTGAATTAAGAAATCGTGACCGCGAACGTAAGCTGATCAAAAAGATAGAGGAAACGATTGCAAAAATAGATACTGGAGATTACGGCTATTGCGAAAGCTGCGGGGTGGAAATCGGTTTAAAGCGCCTTGAAGCCCGTCCCACCGCTACACTCTGCATCGACTGCAAGACCTTGGATGAAATAAGGGAAAAGCAAGTCGCGAAATAA
- the hslV gene encoding ATP-dependent protease subunit HslV encodes MAEYHGTTILSARRGNHVALGGDGQVTLGAVVAKASARKVRRLYHDRILAGFAGGTADAFTLFERFEGKLEKHQGHLMRSAVELAKDWRTDRILRRLEAMLVVADPAATLIITGAGDVIEPEFGLAAIGSGGSYAHSAARALLENTDLTPPEIVKKALTIAGDLCIYTNQNHVIEVLE; translated from the coding sequence ATGGCAGAATACCACGGCACAACCATACTTTCCGCCCGGCGCGGGAACCACGTCGCGCTGGGCGGCGATGGCCAAGTGACGCTGGGAGCGGTGGTAGCCAAAGCCAGCGCGCGCAAGGTCCGGCGGCTGTATCATGACAGAATCCTGGCCGGATTTGCCGGAGGAACGGCGGATGCCTTTACTTTGTTCGAACGTTTTGAAGGCAAGCTGGAAAAACATCAGGGCCACCTCATGCGCTCGGCGGTGGAATTGGCAAAAGACTGGCGCACCGACCGGATTCTGCGCAGACTCGAAGCCATGCTCGTCGTCGCCGATCCGGCTGCCACCCTCATTATTACCGGGGCGGGAGATGTAATAGAGCCAGAGTTCGGGCTGGCGGCAATCGGCAGCGGCGGTTCCTACGCGCATTCAGCGGCACGCGCGCTTCTGGAAAATACCGACCTTACACCGCCGGAAATCGTCAAGAAGGCGCTTACCATAGCCGGGGATCTGTGTATCTACACCAATCAGAACCACGTAATCGAGGTTCTGGAATAG
- a CDS encoding class I SAM-dependent methyltransferase has protein sequence MKTDSADLRKLSHLVLNSYNERAEAFWEATKDHDVSQNIAALLRHIESPPPFKILDLGCGPGRDLKSFTDLGHVAIGLEGATRLAEMAANHSGCEIWQQDFLRLDLPEEHFDGIFANASLFHVPSVELPRVLKELWATLKPGGVLFSSNPRGNNEEGWNQGRYCVYHDIDGWRRYMSGAGFVELAHYYRPTGLPREQQPWLASVWRKPATERG, from the coding sequence GTGAAAACCGATTCAGCGGATCTCAGAAAACTCTCCCATCTTGTCCTGAACAGTTACAACGAAAGAGCCGAAGCGTTCTGGGAGGCTACCAAAGACCACGATGTCAGCCAAAATATTGCTGCATTGCTGCGCCACATCGAAAGTCCTCCACCCTTCAAGATACTGGATCTGGGTTGCGGCCCCGGACGCGACCTGAAATCTTTTACCGATCTCGGTCATGTGGCGATCGGGCTGGAAGGTGCAACGCGGCTTGCCGAAATGGCGGCTAACCATAGCGGCTGCGAGATATGGCAGCAGGACTTTCTCCGGCTCGATCTGCCTGAGGAACACTTTGATGGCATATTTGCGAATGCCTCCCTGTTTCATGTTCCGAGTGTTGAACTTCCGCGCGTGCTAAAAGAACTGTGGGCAACGCTGAAACCGGGTGGAGTGCTGTTCAGCTCCAACCCCCGCGGGAATAACGAGGAGGGCTGGAACCAGGGGCGTTATTGCGTCTATCACGATATCGATGGCTGGAGGCGCTATATGTCCGGCGCGGGTTTCGTCGAGCTTGCTCATTACTATCGCCCCACAGGCCTTCCACGCGAGCAGCAACCCTGGCTGGCCAGTGTATGGCGCAAGCCTGCAACAGAACGCGGGTAA
- a CDS encoding DNA-binding domain-containing protein, producing MPQPPEFQRFQYAFTAHLRDPRAKPVPSGLDARRMGIYSRLVYENLDSFLLRCFPVTRDVLGPRRWSRLVRAFLIAHRSRSPLFHQIAGEFIEFLGSKGVIPENYPGFLLELAHYEWVELALSTSTDMPDWKTIDSAGNLLEGRPLLNPVLANLCYHWPVHHIRPRARITPATTYLLLFRDADDEIQFSEINAFTARLIDLLALEEHTGHAALEIITAESRHPSPEVVMQGGEKIMIDLQARGALLGIARE from the coding sequence ATGCCTCAGCCACCTGAATTTCAGCGCTTCCAGTACGCCTTCACTGCGCACCTTCGCGATCCCCGGGCAAAGCCTGTTCCATCTGGACTCGATGCGCGGCGGATGGGCATATACAGCAGACTGGTTTACGAGAATCTCGACAGTTTTCTTCTCAGATGCTTTCCGGTGACTCGAGATGTGCTGGGGCCGCGGCGATGGTCAAGGCTGGTGCGCGCTTTTCTCATTGCGCATCGTAGCCGTTCTCCCCTTTTCCATCAGATAGCCGGTGAGTTTATAGAATTTCTAGGGAGTAAAGGCGTCATCCCTGAAAACTATCCGGGATTCCTCCTGGAGCTGGCGCACTACGAATGGGTGGAACTGGCATTGTCCACCTCAACGGACATGCCCGATTGGAAGACGATCGATAGCGCCGGTAATCTGCTCGAGGGGCGGCCTCTTTTGAATCCGGTGCTTGCCAATCTTTGCTATCATTGGCCAGTTCATCATATCCGCCCACGCGCCCGCATCACTCCGGCAACAACTTACTTGCTGCTGTTTCGTGACGCGGATGATGAGATTCAATTTTCAGAAATCAACGCCTTTACCGCGCGTCTGATAGATCTGCTTGCGCTGGAAGAGCATACCGGGCATGCCGCTCTTGAAATCATCACGGCCGAAAGCAGGCATCCGTCCCCCGAAGTCGTGATGCAGGGCGGCGAGAAGATCATGATTGATCTTCAGGCTCGGGGCGCATTGCTGGGTATTGCCAGAGAGTAA
- a CDS encoding DUF692 domain-containing protein has product MQQFPRLARVGLGFRRELIPALKSGVPATIDFFEIAPENWIDLGGGAARDLLFFTERYPFVCHGLSLSIGGPAPLDEILLQKIRQFLDQHRVLLYTEHLSYCSDDGHLYDLLPIPFTEEAVKYVAERVRRTQDILERRIALENASFYVASPISDMSELDFIRAVLLEADCDLHLDVNNVYVNSINHDYDPVDFIRALPSDRIVYMHMAGHHKEAENLIIDTHGADVIDPVWSLLDQTYGMHGVAPTLLERDFNIPPLEQLMREVLHIALIQAQHADSGDASAT; this is encoded by the coding sequence ATGCAACAGTTCCCACGCCTCGCCCGCGTGGGGCTGGGCTTCCGGCGGGAGCTCATTCCTGCGCTGAAAAGCGGTGTCCCCGCCACCATCGATTTTTTCGAGATCGCCCCCGAGAACTGGATCGACCTTGGAGGGGGGGCGGCACGGGATCTGCTTTTTTTTACCGAGCGCTATCCTTTTGTCTGTCATGGCCTTTCCCTTTCAATCGGTGGTCCTGCTCCCCTGGATGAAATTCTGCTGCAAAAGATTCGCCAGTTCCTCGATCAGCACCGGGTACTTCTTTATACGGAACATCTTTCCTACTGCTCCGATGACGGTCACCTGTACGATCTGCTTCCGATCCCTTTTACGGAGGAAGCGGTAAAATATGTCGCTGAACGCGTTCGCCGTACCCAGGATATTCTCGAGCGGCGTATCGCATTGGAAAATGCATCGTTTTATGTTGCTTCGCCTATCAGCGATATGAGTGAATTGGACTTTATCCGGGCTGTTTTGCTGGAGGCGGATTGCGATCTTCATCTCGATGTCAATAACGTCTACGTCAACAGCATTAACCACGACTATGATCCCGTGGACTTCATCCGGGCGTTGCCTTCCGATCGCATCGTGTATATGCACATGGCCGGGCATCATAAGGAGGCGGAGAATCTTATCATCGATACTCACGGAGCCGATGTAATCGATCCGGTATGGTCGCTGCTGGATCAAACCTACGGAATGCACGGGGTTGCGCCGACTTTGCTCGAGCGTGACTTCAATATTCCTCCGCTCGAGCAGTTGATGCGGGAAGTGCTACATATCGCGCTGATCCAGGCACAGCATGCGGATTCAGGCGATGCCTCAGCCACCTGA
- the xerC gene encoding tyrosine recombinase XerC yields the protein MGKEQHPESLTGLSDPGKMPEKGQAELASAYLAYLSVTRRLSPLTCESYGRDLDVLMNLSRGIALEHLQIHHIRRFLAQLHANGFSGRSLARMLSAWRGLYNYLARHHGYACNPCAGVRAPKSPRSLPRTLSPDEALKLLEFDTPDLVALRDKAMFELCYSSGLRLAELANLKPEDLSLAEGIVRVTGKGNKTRDVPVGSKAMQVVREWIKQRATLAKPGETGLFLSRHGRNISRRSIDQRLKIQAVKQGISGRIHPHVLRHSFASHVLQSSGNLRAVQEMLGHASISTTQVYTHLDFQHLSKVYDATHPRARKKKES from the coding sequence ATGGGAAAGGAGCAACACCCGGAATCCCTAACCGGTCTGAGCGATCCCGGCAAGATGCCCGAAAAGGGGCAGGCCGAACTTGCCTCCGCCTATCTCGCTTATCTTTCCGTCACGCGGCGACTGTCGCCGCTTACCTGCGAAAGTTATGGCCGCGATCTCGATGTACTGATGAATCTCTCGCGGGGAATCGCGCTGGAGCATTTGCAAATCCATCATATCCGGCGTTTTCTTGCTCAGTTGCATGCAAACGGATTTTCCGGCAGGAGCCTGGCGAGAATGCTGTCTGCATGGCGAGGGCTCTACAATTACCTGGCGCGACATCATGGTTACGCGTGTAACCCCTGCGCCGGGGTGCGGGCGCCGAAGTCCCCCAGGAGCCTGCCTCGCACCCTGTCCCCTGATGAGGCCTTGAAGCTGCTGGAGTTTGATACTCCCGATCTGGTTGCCTTACGCGATAAAGCCATGTTCGAACTCTGCTATTCTTCGGGATTGCGGCTGGCGGAACTCGCGAACCTGAAGCCGGAGGATTTAAGTCTGGCGGAGGGGATCGTGCGCGTTACCGGCAAAGGGAATAAAACGCGGGATGTGCCGGTAGGAAGCAAAGCCATGCAAGTAGTGAGGGAATGGATAAAACAACGCGCCACGCTCGCCAAGCCAGGGGAAACAGGTCTATTCCTGTCCCGCCACGGGAGGAATATCAGTCGCCGGTCGATCGATCAGCGTCTGAAAATCCAGGCAGTAAAGCAAGGAATCAGCGGACGCATCCACCCGCACGTGCTGCGGCATTCATTTGCATCACATGTACTGCAATCCAGCGGCAACCTGAGAGCGGTGCAGGAGATGCTGGGGCATGCCAGCATCAGCACCACGCAGGTATATACCCATCTCGACTTCCAGCATCTATCGAAGGTCTATGATGCGACCCACCCCCGCGCACGAAAGAAGAAAGAGTCTTGA
- the metK gene encoding methionine adenosyltransferase, which yields MSEYLFTSESVSEGHPDKVADQISDSILDAILAQDPNARVACETLCSTGLIVMSGEITTQANVDYMQVARAAVKRIGYNSSDIGFDYNTCAVLTAFNKQSPDIARGVNRTKEEEMDQGAGDQGLMFGYACDETPQLMPMPIYYAHRLMERQAELRKDGRLPWLRPDAKSQVSVRYLDGKPQRIETVVISTQHHPDISHTDLSEAIIEEVIKPVLPKKMLSGETRYLINPTGRFVVGGPMGDCGLTGRKIIVDSYGGTAHHGGGAFSGKDPSKVDRSAAYAGRYVAKNLVAAGIASRCEVQMAYAIGVARPVSLMVDTFGTGKIPDDKIVKLIERHFDLRPRGIIHGLDLLRPIYEKTAAYGHFGRDEPEFSWESTDKAAQLREEAGIEPAETEPLSLQA from the coding sequence ATGAGCGAATATCTTTTTACCTCCGAATCCGTGTCTGAAGGTCATCCCGATAAGGTGGCCGATCAAATTTCCGATTCCATCCTCGACGCCATCCTGGCTCAGGATCCCAATGCACGGGTAGCTTGCGAAACGTTATGCAGTACCGGTCTGATCGTCATGTCGGGCGAAATCACCACTCAGGCCAATGTGGACTACATGCAGGTCGCGCGCGCCGCGGTCAAGCGCATCGGTTACAACAGTTCCGATATCGGCTTTGACTATAATACCTGTGCAGTGCTGACTGCTTTCAATAAGCAATCCCCTGATATCGCGCGCGGGGTCAACCGCACCAAGGAAGAGGAAATGGATCAGGGGGCGGGTGACCAGGGTCTCATGTTCGGCTACGCCTGCGATGAGACGCCGCAATTGATGCCCATGCCGATCTACTATGCCCACCGGTTGATGGAGCGCCAGGCGGAACTGCGGAAAGACGGACGCCTCCCGTGGCTGCGTCCGGATGCAAAATCGCAGGTTTCAGTACGTTACCTGGACGGCAAGCCGCAGCGAATCGAGACCGTTGTCATTTCCACACAACATCACCCGGACATCAGTCACACCGATTTGAGCGAGGCCATTATTGAGGAAGTCATCAAACCCGTGCTTCCGAAAAAAATGCTGAGTGGCGAAACGCGGTATCTGATCAACCCCACAGGACGTTTCGTAGTGGGCGGCCCCATGGGAGATTGCGGACTGACCGGACGGAAGATTATCGTCGACAGCTATGGAGGTACCGCGCACCATGGCGGGGGCGCCTTCTCCGGCAAGGATCCGTCCAAAGTAGATCGTTCCGCTGCTTATGCCGGACGATATGTGGCAAAGAATCTTGTTGCGGCCGGTATCGCCAGTAGATGCGAGGTACAGATGGCTTATGCGATCGGAGTTGCCCGCCCCGTTTCGCTGATGGTGGACACTTTTGGAACCGGAAAAATTCCGGACGATAAAATCGTCAAACTGATTGAGCGGCACTTCGATCTGCGTCCGCGCGGCATCATCCACGGCCTTGATCTGCTGCGTCCCATCTACGAGAAGACAGCTGCCTATGGCCATTTTGGCCGGGACGAACCGGAATTCAGCTGGGAATCGACGGATAAGGCTGCACAGTTGCGCGAGGAAGCGGGAATTGAACCCGCGGAAACCGAACCGCTCAGTCTTCAGGCTTAA
- the dapF gene encoding diaminopimelate epimerase — protein sequence MKLKFTKMHGLGNDFIVIDAVNQQISLSPEQLRRLADRHLGVGCDQILLIEKAEGDADFRYRIFNADGGEVEQCGNGARCFVRYVHDHGMTDKQQVRIETLSGVVIPELEADGEVTVNMGVPKFDPVEIPFIAEQRAPTYSLSLDDRQVEISSVSMGNPHAVQVVSDLDNAPVLTEGPVIEKHSRFPQRVNAGYMQVVDPHHIRLRVYERGAGETLACGTGACAAAVAGIQRGLLESPVRVSFSTGDLFIRWEGENQPVWMTGPAVAVFDGEIELQF from the coding sequence ATGAAGCTCAAGTTCACCAAAATGCATGGCCTCGGCAACGATTTCATTGTCATTGATGCCGTGAATCAGCAGATTTCCCTCTCACCCGAACAATTGCGGCGCCTTGCCGACCGCCACCTGGGAGTAGGCTGCGACCAGATTCTGCTGATCGAAAAGGCGGAAGGGGATGCTGATTTCCGTTATCGCATTTTTAATGCCGACGGAGGAGAAGTGGAACAATGCGGCAATGGGGCGCGCTGCTTCGTTCGCTACGTCCATGATCATGGTATGACGGACAAGCAGCAGGTAAGGATTGAAACGCTAAGCGGGGTGGTTATTCCGGAGCTTGAAGCGGACGGGGAAGTAACGGTCAACATGGGTGTGCCGAAATTCGATCCCGTCGAAATTCCTTTTATCGCCGAACAGCGAGCGCCTACTTACTCCCTCTCCCTGGATGACAGGCAGGTGGAAATCAGCAGTGTATCGATGGGCAATCCCCACGCGGTCCAGGTAGTATCGGATCTGGATAACGCGCCGGTTTTGACGGAGGGGCCAGTTATCGAAAAGCATTCTCGTTTTCCTCAGCGAGTAAATGCCGGATATATGCAAGTCGTCGATCCTCATCATATCCGGCTGAGAGTCTACGAGCGGGGCGCGGGTGAAACCCTGGCTTGCGGCACCGGTGCCTGTGCGGCGGCGGTTGCGGGAATTCAGCGAGGGCTGCTCGAATCGCCCGTCAGGGTGAGCTTTTCCACTGGAGACCTGTTCATACGATGGGAAGGGGAAAATCAGCCGGTGTGGATGACCGGTCCTGCCGTCGCCGTTTTTGATGGAGAAATCGAGTTGCAGTTTTAA
- a CDS encoding NAD(P)/FAD-dependent oxidoreductase — MKKDVVVIGAGAAGMMCAMEAGKRGRSVLLVDHASKLAEKIRISGGGRCNFTNRHTVPENFLSQNPHFCRSALARFTPRHFIELVEKHRIRYHEKKLGQLFCDEASQQIIDMLRSECEAAGVIFQMPCEVSRIDRDSGNTGFVLETSCSKVMADALVIATGGLSIPQIGASPFGYRIAEQFGINVTALRPALVPLTFAPEQLSAFSGLTGIALDTIVSCNGAHFRENLLITHRGLSGPAILQISSYWRPGDPIHINLLPELDADDWLRDRRHSGVLLSNLLAQHLPRRFAEAWLGAMMGGLPETPVNQYGNKSLRQLAPQLHAWQVIPSGTAGYKKAEVTLGGIDTAELSSKTMESKKVPGLYFVGEVVDVTGQLGGFNFQWAWSSGYAAGQSV, encoded by the coding sequence TTGAAGAAAGATGTCGTCGTAATAGGCGCTGGCGCAGCCGGCATGATGTGCGCAATGGAAGCGGGAAAGCGTGGACGAAGTGTGTTGCTGGTGGATCATGCCAGCAAACTGGCGGAAAAAATCCGTATCTCGGGAGGGGGGCGGTGTAATTTCACGAATCGCCACACTGTTCCGGAAAATTTTCTGTCGCAGAATCCGCATTTCTGCCGATCCGCACTTGCACGTTTCACTCCTCGCCACTTCATAGAGCTGGTGGAAAAGCACCGCATCCGTTATCACGAAAAAAAGCTGGGACAGCTATTTTGCGATGAGGCCTCGCAGCAAATCATCGACATGCTGCGCAGTGAATGCGAGGCAGCCGGAGTCATCTTTCAAATGCCCTGCGAGGTAAGCCGCATAGACCGGGACTCCGGCAATACTGGATTCGTATTGGAAACCAGCTGTAGCAAAGTGATGGCAGACGCGCTGGTAATCGCGACCGGAGGTCTTTCCATTCCGCAAATCGGCGCCAGTCCTTTTGGCTATCGCATCGCAGAACAGTTCGGCATAAACGTTACGGCGCTACGTCCCGCCCTGGTACCGCTGACTTTTGCGCCGGAACAGTTATCCGCTTTTTCAGGGCTCACGGGAATTGCGCTCGATACAATAGTGAGCTGTAACGGCGCGCATTTTAGAGAAAATCTGCTGATCACGCATCGGGGTCTGAGCGGGCCTGCAATCCTCCAGATTTCCTCATACTGGCGGCCGGGAGATCCGATCCATATCAACCTGTTACCTGAACTGGATGCAGACGATTGGTTGCGCGATCGCAGACACAGCGGGGTCCTGCTATCCAATCTGTTAGCGCAGCATCTGCCCCGGCGGTTTGCAGAGGCCTGGCTGGGTGCAATGATGGGTGGGCTCCCGGAAACACCTGTAAACCAGTATGGCAACAAGAGCTTGAGGCAACTGGCTCCTCAATTGCATGCCTGGCAGGTTATTCCGAGCGGCACCGCCGGCTATAAAAAGGCGGAAGTAACCCTTGGAGGCATCGATACTGCCGAGCTTTCTTCCAAAACGATGGAATCGAAAAAAGTACCCGGCCTTTATTTCGTGGGAGAAGTCGTCGATGTCACGGGCCAACTGGGGGGCTTCAATTTCCAGTGGGCCTGGTCATCGGGTTATGCGGCAGGGCAATCAGTGTAA
- the hslU gene encoding ATP-dependent protease ATPase subunit HslU — MSQLTPREIVHELDKHIIGQDAAKRSVAIALRNRWRRQQVQDPLRQEITPKNILMIGPTGVGKTEIARRLAKLADAPFIKVEATKFTEVGYVGRDVDSIIRDLVEAAVKQSRERETQKMRARAEDHAEERILDVLLPVARETGLQMDSIEAESATRQKFRKKLREGELNDKEIEIELATPHTHMEIFAPPGMEELTTQIQGMFQNLGAERKRMRKLKIREAMKLLIDEEASKLVNDEELKLRAVQNVEQNGIVFLDEIDKITSRSETSGADVSRQGVQRDLLPLVEGTTISTKYGMIKTDHILFIASGAFHLAKPSDLIPELQGRFPIRVELTSLSAGDFVQILTNTDACLKRQYEALLETEGVRLEFTPDAVKRLAEIAFAVNEKTENIGARRLYTAMEKLLEDVSFDAEKHHGDAVVIDAAYVDKRLGDLAQSEDLARYVL; from the coding sequence ATGTCTCAACTGACTCCCCGTGAAATCGTCCACGAGCTTGACAAGCACATCATAGGTCAGGATGCCGCCAAACGTTCGGTTGCCATCGCGCTCAGGAATCGCTGGCGCCGGCAGCAGGTACAGGATCCACTGCGCCAGGAGATCACACCCAAGAATATTTTGATGATCGGTCCCACGGGTGTCGGCAAGACGGAAATAGCGCGCCGGCTCGCGAAACTTGCGGATGCGCCGTTCATCAAGGTGGAGGCAACCAAATTTACCGAAGTAGGGTATGTTGGGCGTGATGTGGATTCGATCATCCGTGATCTTGTGGAAGCGGCGGTCAAGCAATCCCGGGAGCGTGAAACGCAAAAGATGCGGGCGCGCGCGGAAGACCATGCCGAGGAGCGCATTCTCGATGTGCTATTGCCTGTGGCCAGGGAAACGGGGCTGCAGATGGACTCCATCGAAGCGGAAAGTGCTACCCGCCAGAAATTTCGAAAGAAGCTGCGCGAGGGAGAGCTCAACGATAAGGAGATCGAAATCGAGTTGGCAACCCCGCATACCCACATGGAAATCTTTGCCCCCCCCGGAATGGAAGAGCTGACAACGCAGATTCAAGGCATGTTCCAGAATCTGGGTGCGGAAAGAAAAAGGATGCGAAAGCTTAAAATCCGCGAAGCGATGAAGCTCCTTATTGATGAGGAAGCCTCGAAGCTGGTTAATGATGAGGAATTGAAACTGCGCGCGGTGCAGAATGTCGAGCAGAACGGCATCGTGTTTCTGGATGAAATCGACAAGATCACGAGCCGTTCCGAGACTTCGGGGGCAGACGTATCGCGCCAGGGCGTTCAACGGGACCTGCTGCCTCTGGTCGAAGGTACCACGATTTCCACCAAATATGGCATGATCAAGACAGATCATATTCTGTTTATCGCCAGCGGAGCCTTTCACCTCGCCAAGCCTTCCGATCTGATTCCCGAGTTGCAGGGCCGTTTTCCAATCCGGGTCGAACTCACCAGTCTCAGCGCTGGCGATTTTGTACAAATCCTCACCAATACCGATGCCTGTTTGAAACGTCAATATGAAGCGCTGCTGGAAACCGAAGGGGTGAGGCTGGAATTTACCCCTGATGCGGTCAAGCGTCTGGCGGAGATCGCCTTTGCAGTCAACGAAAAAACAGAGAATATTGGAGCACGGCGTCTTTATACCGCCATGGAAAAACTGCTGGAGGATGTTTCGTTCGATGCGGAGAAACACCATGGAGATGCGGTTGTCATTGATGCCGCCTATGTGGATAAACGGCTCGGCGACCTGGCGCAAAGCGAGGATCTCGCCCGCTACGTGCTTTAA
- a CDS encoding DUF484 family protein: MKSSFEEIAEYLRANPEFFEAHASMLADIQVPNPHDGRAISLSERQILALREKNQILQDKLEELILFGKENDAIAEKMHKLAVSLLAFRRLPDLLDGLTFALRESFLVPHSVLRIWNIGIDGPLPPEFLPVSSEVHAMAENLLHPYCGPHVPDEIRSWFGEQAEHLRSFAMTALHGDQTIGLLVMGSEESQRFYPEMGTVYLGRLGELASASLKRFRTA; encoded by the coding sequence ATGAAATCAAGTTTCGAAGAGATAGCAGAGTATCTGCGTGCGAATCCCGAGTTCTTTGAAGCCCATGCGAGCATGCTGGCAGATATTCAGGTGCCCAATCCCCATGACGGGAGGGCGATTTCCTTAAGTGAGCGTCAAATCCTGGCGTTGCGGGAAAAAAACCAGATTTTGCAGGATAAACTGGAGGAACTGATCCTGTTCGGCAAGGAGAATGACGCCATCGCGGAAAAAATGCACAAATTGGCAGTCTCGCTCCTCGCCTTCAGACGTTTGCCCGATCTTCTGGATGGACTCACTTTTGCGCTGCGTGAAAGCTTCTTGGTGCCTCACAGCGTGCTTCGCATCTGGAATATCGGTATTGACGGGCCCCTGCCACCGGAATTTCTACCCGTCAGCAGCGAGGTTCACGCGATGGCGGAAAATTTGCTGCACCCTTATTGCGGACCCCATGTTCCGGATGAGATCAGAAGCTGGTTCGGTGAACAGGCCGAGCATCTGCGTTCATTTGCGATGACAGCATTGCATGGAGATCAAACCATCGGATTACTGGTAATGGGCAGTGAAGAATCGCAGAGGTTCTATCCGGAGATGGGAACAGTTTACCTTGGGCGACTCGGTGAACTTGCCAGTGCGTCATTGAAACGTTTTCGCACGGCCTGA